Proteins from a genomic interval of Zingiber officinale cultivar Zhangliang chromosome 1B, Zo_v1.1, whole genome shotgun sequence:
- the LOC121989779 gene encoding uncharacterized protein LOC121989779 isoform X9 codes for MQEAKSYGMEQCNGESSEVGIPAVENRVDEAGGSSLGLALDTDVEKVEASTIEPGSVLAVSQALVGRSSLPVEIDNDTDLDERIDKEATVLPALTEDTQEVDTSSYHENERILAQVSPESAEVPFSHENDSAHGEENASAIGDSEILNEDRSIQNTIGEAIRCEGRSSETPPGEFSSSQEMGEIFKEDVCHPIFGSTDLVSSLAICPMETCVSGLEDEFETIRRHLYLANISRDFLQFQLEVEAELHEDSCKQSAAELSKLYGLLQESQEKNAVANEELAQFGSKFQDMTAAKEKLEIRLLCREQEFEALNNNFAELQNKFEVSQQEMAHQLEELAACQNSLEILQKENVKLTTRLALEIDARNAIDEEKEFLANENARIVSKLMEKNTALEKQNHHEYTSKESENFDQLAELNLYLSSSLAVHEAKLKELGYGPFKSSNISIEAMLHETEYCVRENSHDYTDSSVMGVLNDCLQEAKDILQSLEKSIEGMHLQSLSLGPDGRAGASGVSKLIRSFEEKQKPDIAEEELQMSKGGQSDNSYSAMKEQMSCLRVAIERIELEIGKVEAHRVEQSNNISILKNFQMDSQALKKKSDTLEEKIDVLVDQMSSNSCRVQNFQDRSDEIQQDAHDKMEKILSEIEQMQIKVNDELSTLRCERDTLKAVTFGAIEKLNKYTLFQISDNIDIASFFMASVDAAVELINNLQEKLIASNLESNTLHNSYNEQNKLVTALAGREQFYSSQMHKLYVSLWELIKESCESSGAPDTDLRGEEILQNLPEGFEALSMHLKKLLDERLFFLFKSNDLESMLLTKNEEIQEHFGKYNSLVKRLDDLQRVKNETDSFLLKKEVVIEEAKEKCIALIRKLEYHKLNMVLSVPHKLAVSDELTQVVDFGDNDLFRSLLQLETLIVFYIQEHEEALEVIDLSKKCLLEANVFPHIPDHHCSLQLPTLIQEDFIPRLCELQDQLDLLCMSNINFEIELQFFKEYTSRLKYALEASHSELLLKVSELELSEQRLSSVREKLSIAVAKGKGLIVQRDNLKQALLEKSTDLEKCLHELQSKEALLQEAEGKLKSYSEVDRIEALESELSYIRNSATALRDSFLLKDSVLQRIEEVLEDLDLPEQFHARDIVEKVELLSKMAVGNSSITMTDWDQKSSIGGSHSDAGFVIMDSWREDSQAIPNPGFDELKCKFEQLERNFYSLAEHNEMLEQSLVERNNLVQKWEEMLDNINMPPLLSTLEPEDKIECLGNILTEVQQERDALRLKIKDLEASSEILTVDLEESYKKLSEVSAEIVVIKSENDILSEKLNMLNSECHDLSEKVAQHNVSRDHFLREINNLNEKLTEKVQENLQLHDMENEISRLLDLVSNAVQESDHSTVPSDVSAIERLELLLRILVDKYTNLVALNSVPEDHAESVSKDAAELFSAESKFSVSISGSGDVLHNIEQELNSLRIEYDNAISNLNLMTEERNEVMEKCKFLTAEVEAISKQKISLKEELTTEIEKNKLLLSQLDVICKEKDALREQLIQEEEKFASIREKLNIAVRKGKGLVQQRDGLKEEIEKMNINITHLNSEKNQLVEALESEKEMLENRLKETEQHLANSNQTLSKLLGALDAIDIGKEYINIEAAQKLEEIGKLNLELRSSVFSAEQEAKKAKRTAELLLAELNEVQERADILHEELGKAEATLFEAYRQKDAAESARADAFRHLEEINLLHSEERKKQIDSLSELMSGIGQVKDSCSEFSGLVADWYKRDFDVLSYVEAFMGSIETGKDFKAPVDFRPDYPPHEENSIHALSKFTSHEPPEKCSITENLVFGVECVLHYLSEFNELKINTHKQFFSLAEQTSCLVKKVDSVGRKVLSQRKESESLKEEVAKLESTIMVKEAEVRAVYRNLFFIYQLCNELINDMENGHTGTAENELVFGGKFATKSGKSPSEYYWQMSIDENTPLTDEVIRSLADRLFFTVKSARNNETSEWKATIVDLQRELQEKDAQTSGITAELVSQIRDAEAVARRSTTELESAKTTIYSLEKQVEKMVNDKKSLELRVSELSSLETSLDELNGRIKSLNDALTGKDQEIETLMEALDEEEVQVEGLENRNKELQSMVEEKTTTLEKLEASHEKSLAKLSTTVNKFDELYNLSENLVAEVENLQSQLQNRESDISFLRQEVTRCTNELLASQESNKKHLSEVKELLKWLNMTISRFGLTDFHMNGDENQIHAFTNILDKSITSIMAELDDLRVKVSQQTRRALTGPSEVEQMVQKTEPASAGVVTHVRTGRKFNNDQIAIAIDVEKGENVIDDEDDDKAHGFKSLTMSRFVPRVSRPIADKIDGIWVSGDRLLMRQPTLRIGVLLYWIALHALLASLI; via the exons ATGCAGGAAGCGAAATCTTATGGTATGGAACAATGTAATGGAGAGAGCTCAGAAGTTGGAATTCCAGCTGTGGAAAATAGGGTGGATGAGGCTGGTGGAAGTTCACTTGGATTAGCTTTGGATACTGATGTAGAAAAAGTGGAAGCTTCAACAATTGAACCTGGTTCTGTTCTTGCAGTATCTCAAGCTCTGGTTGGAAGGTCTTCTCTTCCTGTTGAAATTGATAATGATACAG ATCTTGATGAAAGGATTGACAAAGAGGCCACGGTACTTCCTGCCCTAACTGAAGACACTCAGGAGGTGGATACCAGTAGTTACCATGAAAATGAAAGAATTCTAGCTCAGGTTTCACCAG AAAGTGCTGAGGTTCCATTTTCTCATGAAAATGACTCTGCCCATGGGGAGGAAAATGCATCTGCTATAGGTGATTCTGAGATCCTTAATGAAGACAGGAGCATACAGAACACCATAGGAGAGGCTATACGTTGTGAAGGCAGGTCAAGTGAAACACCTCCAGGAGAATTTTCTTCATCTCAGGAGATGGGTGAGATTTTCAAGGAAGATGTCTGCCACCCTATTTTTGGTTCAACAGATCTAGTTTCTTCATTAGCAATCTGTCCTATGGAAACATGTGTCAGTGGTCTTGAAGATGAGTTCGAGACTATTAGAAGGCATCTTTActtagcaaacatttcaagggaCTTTCTCCAGTTTCAATTGGAAGTGGAAGCTGAGTTGCACGAAGACTCCTGCAAGCAGTCTGCTGCTGAACTCTCAAAACTCTATGGTTTACTTCAAGAATCTCAGGAAAAAAATGCTGTTGCTAATGAGGAGCTGGCACAATTTGGATCAAAGTTTCAAGATATGACTGCTGCAAAGGAAAAACTTGAGATCAGATTACTTTGCAGAGAACAAGAATTTGAAGCACTCAATAATAACTTTGCAGAGTTGCAGAATAAATTTGAAGTGTCCCAACAGGAGATGGCACATCAGTTGGAGGAGTTAGCCGCTTGCCAGAATTCTCTTGAAATTTTACAGAAAGAAAATGTAAAGTTAACTACAAGGCTCGCCTTAGAAATAGATGCAAGGAATGCAATTGATGAGGAAAAGGAGTTTTTGGCAAATGAGAATGCAAGAATTGTTTCTAAATTGATGGAAAAGAATACTGCACTTGAAAAACAAAACCACCATGAGTATACTAGCAAGGAGTCAGAGAACTTTGATCAACTTGCAGAGCTGAACCTGTATCTGTCAAGCAGTTTGGCTGTCCATGAAGCTAAGCTAAAAGAGTTGGGGTATGGACCCTTTAAATCATCCAACATCTCAATAGAAGCTATGTTGCATGAAACTGAGTATTGTGTGAGGGAAAACAGTCATGATTATACAGATAGTTCTGTCATGGGAGTTCTGAATGACTGCTTGCAAGAGGCCAAAGATATACTGCAGAGTCTTGAGAAGTCAATTGAAGGAATGCACTTACAATCATTGTCCTTGGGGCCAGATGGAAGAGCCGGAGCATCTGGTGTATCAAAGCTTATACgatcatttgaagaaaaacaaAAGCCTGACATTGCAGAAGAAGAGCTTCAAATGTCTAAAGGTGGGCAATCAGATAATTCATATTCAGCAATGAAGGAGCAAATGTCCTGTCTTAGAGTTGCAATTGAGCGGATAGAACTGGAAATCGGAAAAGTTGAGGCACATAGGGTAGAACAATCAAATAATATATCTATCTTAAAAAACTTTCAGATGGATTCTCAAGCTCTCAAGAAGAAAAGTGATACTCTCGAGGAAAAAATTGATGTTCTTGTAGACCAGATGTCTAGTAATTCATGCAGAGTACAGAACTTTCAAGATCGGTCTGATGAAATACAACAAGATGCTCATGATAAGATGGAGAAGATTTTGAGTGAAATAGAACAGATGCAAATAAAAGTTAATGATGAACTTTCTACTCTTAGGTGTGAAAGAGACACACTCAAGGCAGTGACTTTTGGGGCCATTGAAAAGTTAAATAAATATACTTTATTTCAGATTTCTGATAATATTGATATAGCTTCATTTTTCATGGCTTCAGTTGATGCTGCTGTAGAATTGATCAACAATCTGCAAGAGAAGTTAATTGCTTCTAATTTGGAGAGTAATACTCTCCACAATTCATATAATGAACAAAACAAATTAGTAACTGCTCTAGCAGGGAGGGAACAGTTTTATTCTAGTCAAATGCATAAATTGTATGTAAGCCTTTGGGAACTGATCAAGGAATCATGTGAAAGCAGTGGGGCACCTGATACTGATCTGAGAGGTGaggaaattttacaaaatttgcCTGAAGGTTTTGAAGCACTTAGTATGCATTTAAAGAAGTTGTTGGATGAACGGCTGTTCTTCCTATTTAAAAGTAATGATTTAGAGTCAATGTTATTGACCAAAAATGAAGAGATCCAAGAGCACTTTGGGAAATATAATTCTTTGGTGAAAAGATTGGATGACTTACAAAGAGTCAAAAATGAAACTGATTCATTTTTGCTGAAGAAAGAAGTTGTTATTGAGGAGGCTAAGGAAAAATGTATTGCTTTAATCAGAAAATTGGagtatcataaattaaatatggttCTTTCTGTGCCGCATAAGTTGGCTGTCAGTGATGAACTCACTCAAGTTGTTGATTTCGGTGATAATGACCTCTTTCGTTCTTTGCTGCAGCTAGAGACATTGATTGTTTTTTATATTCAGGAACATGAAGAGGCACTTGAGGTTATTGATCTTTCAAAGAAATGTTTATTGGAAGCGAATGTATTTCCTCATATTCCTGATCATCATTGCTCATTGCAATTACCTACCTTGATCCAGGAAGATTTTATACCTAGATTGTGTGAATTGCAGGACCAGCTGGACTTGCTATGTATGTCAAAtatcaattttgaaattgagttacaATTCTTCAAAGAATATACAAGTAGGCTGAAGTATGCTCTTGAAGCTTCTCATTCAGAGTTGCTTCTAAAAGTTTCTGAGCTAGAACTATCAGAGCAAAGGCTTTCTTCGGTCAGAGAGAAGCTtagtattgctgttgcaaaaggtaAAGGATTAATTGTCCAGCGAGATAATCTCAAGCAGGCTTTGTTGGAGAAGTCAACTGATCTTGAAAAGTGCTTACATGAGTTACAATCTAAAGAAGCATTGCTGCAGGAAGCTGAGGGCAAGCTCAAGTCTTATTCTGAAGTGGATCGAATAGAAGCTCTTGAGTCTGAGCTATCTTATATAAGAAATTCTGCGACTGCATTGCGAGATTCTTTTCTTCTAAAGGACTCTGTACTTCAGAGGATTGAAGAAGTTTTGGAAGATTTGGATTTGCCTGAGCAATTCCATGCTAGAGACATAGTAGAGAAAGTTGAATTGCTATCCAAAATGGCCGTTGGGAATTCTTCTATTACTATGACTGACTGGGATCAAAAAAGCTCAATAGGAGGATCACATTCTGATGCTGGTTTTGTGATCATGGATTCTTGGAGGGAAGATTCTCAAGCAATTCCAaatccaggttttgatgaattaaAATGTAAATTTGAGCAGTTAGAGAGGAACTTTTACAGTCTGGCTGAGCACAATGAAATGCTGGAACAGTCTCTAGTTGAGAGGAATAACCTTGTGCAGAAATGGGAAGAGATGCTGGATAATATTAACATGCCTCCACTATTAAGTACGTTGGAACCAGAAGATAAAATTGAATGTTTAGGAAACATACTTACTGAGGTACAACAGGAAAGAGATGCATTGAGATTAAAGATCAAGGATCTTGAGGCTTCTTCAGAGATTCTCACTGTTGATTTAGAAGAGTCGTACAAAAAGTTATCAGAAGTTAGTGCAGAGATTGTAGTTATTAAATCTGAAAATGATATACTTTCTGAgaaactgaatatgctaaactcTGAATGTCATGATCTTTCAGAGAAAGTTGCTCAACATAATGTTAGCAGAGATCATTTCCTAAGAGAAATAAATAACCTTAACGAGAAGTTGACAGAGAAGGTGCAAGAGAACCTGCAACTCCATGATATGGAAAATGAGATTTCGAGATTGCTTGATTTGGTAAGTAATGCAGTTCAGGAATCTGATCATTCTACAGTTCCTTCTGATGTTAGTGCAATTGAGAGATTGGAACTACTGCTGAGAATACTTGTTGATAAATACACAAACCTTGTTGCCCTGAATTCTGTGCCTGAAGATCATGCAGAATCTGTGTCTAAAGATGCTGCAGAGCTTTTTTCTGCTGAAAGCAAATTTTCTGTGAGTATCAGCGGATCAGGAGATGTTCTACATAACATAGAACAGGAGTTAAACAGTTTGAGAATAGAATATGACAATGCCATCTCTAATCTGAATTTGATGACAGAGGAAAGGAATGAAGTCATGGAGAAGTGTAAATTTTTGACTGCAGAAGTAGAGGCAATTAGTAAACAGAAGATATCATTGAAGGAAGAGTTGACAACGGAAATTGAAAAGAACAAGTTGTTATTGTCACAGTTAGATGTGATTTGTAAGGAAAAGGATGCCTTGAGGGAGCAGCTTATTCAGGAGGAGGAAAAGTTTGCTTCTATCAGAGAGAAACTAAATATTGCTGTCAGGAAAGGAAAAGGATTAGTACAACAAAGAGATGGTCTGAAGGAAGAAATTGAGAAGATGAATATTAATATAACACATTTGAATTCTGAGAAGAACCAGCTAGTAGAAGCATTAGAATCAGagaaagaaatgttagaaaatcGGTTAAAGGAGACTGAACAACATTTGGCTAATAGTAATCAGACATTAAGTAAATTATTAGGGGCTTTGGATGCCATTGATATCGGGAAAGAATATATTAACATAGAAGCTGCACAAAAATTGGAAGAAATTGGAAAATTGAATCTTGAACTGCGTTCATCAGTATTTTCTGCAGAACAAGAAGCAAAAAAAGCCAAACGAACAGCTGAACTGCTACTAGCTGAATTGAATGAAGTTCAAGAAAGGGCTGATATCCTCCACGAGGAACTTGGGAAAGCAGAAGCTACACTCTTTGAGGCATATAGACAGAAAGATGCTGCCGAGTCTGCTAGAGCGGATGCTTTTCGTCACCTTGAGGAAATTAATTTGCTTCATTctgaagaaagaaagaaacagaTTGACAGTCTTTCTGAATTAATGTCTGGCATTGGCCAGGTGAAGGATAGCTGTTCTGAATTTTCTGGTCTTGTTGCCGATTGGTATAAGAGGGATTTTGACGTACTAAGTTATGTCGAGGCTTTTATGGGGTCTATTGAGACAGGAAAAGACTTCAAAGCCCCAGTTGATTTCCGACCTGATTATCCACCTCATGAG GAGAATTCCATTCATGCTCTTTCAAAGTTCACGTCACATGAACCTCCTGAGAAATGCTCTATCACTGAAAATCTTGTTTTTGGTGTTGAATGCGTGCTCCACTATCTGAGTGAGTTCAATGAGCTAAAGATAAACACCCATAAACAATTCTTTTCACTAGCTGAACAAACAAGCTGCCTGGTGAAAAAGGTGGATTCTGTGGGAAGGAAGGTTCTGTCTCAAAGGAAAGAATCTGAGTCTTTAAAAGAAGAGGTAGCTAAACTTGAGTCTACAATTATGGTCAAAGAGGCTGAAGTTCGTGCAGTATATAGAAATTTGTTCTTTATATACCAACTATGTAATGAATTGATCAATGATATGGAGAATGGGCATACCGGAACAGCTGAAAATGAGCTGGTCTTTGGAGGAAAATTTGCGACTAAATCTGGGAAATCACCAAGTGAATACTACTGGCAAATGTCCATCGATGAAAATACTCCACTCACTGATGAAGTTATCAGATCCTTGGCTGACAGATTATTCTTTACTGTTAAGAGCGCTAGAAACAATGAAACTTCTGAATGGAAGGCTACAATTGTGGACTTGCAAAGAGAACTGCAAGAAAAGGATGCCCAGACAAGTGGAATTACTGCAGAACTTGTGTCTCAGATAAGGGATGCTGAAGCTGTTGCAAGGAGATCCACTACTGAATTAGAGTCTGCAAAGACAACTATCTATAGTTTAGAGAAGCAGGTTGAAAAAATGGTTAATGACAAGAAATCATTAGAGTTAAGAGTATCTGAGTTAAGCAGTTTGGAGACTTCATTGGATGAACTAAATGGAAGGATTAAATCTTTAAATGATGCATTAACTGGCAAAGACCAAG AAATTGAAACTCTCATGGAAGCACTTGATGAAGAAGAGGTTCAGGTGGAAGGATTAGAGAACAGGAACAAGGAGCTACAAAGTATGGTAGAAGAAAAGACTACTACCTTGGAGAAGCTTGAAGCTTCTCATGAAAAGTCCTTAGCGAAGCTTTCAACAACAGTCAACAAGTTCGATGAATTGTATAACTTGTCAGAAAACCTTGTTGCTGAGGTCGAAAACCTTCAGTCACAACTGCAAAATCGAGAATCAGACATCTCTTTCTTGCGTCAGGAGGTAACTAGGTGCACCAATGAACTTCTGGCTTCACAAGAGAGCAACAAGAAGCATTTATCTGAAGTAAAGGAGCTTCTAAAGTGGTTAAACATGACCATCTCTCGTTTTGGATTGACCGATTTTCACATGAATGGTGATGAAAATCAGATACATGCATTCACCAACATTCTGGACAAGTCAATAACATCAATTATGGCTGAATTAGATGATTTGCGTGTTAAAGTTAGTCAACAAACTAGAAGGGCCTTGACAGGGCCTTCAGAAGTTGAACAAATG GTACAGAAAACTGAACCTGCATCGGCAGGTGTCGTGACACATGTGCGCACGGGGCGGAAATTCAACAATGACCAAATTGCCATTGCCATAGATGTAGAAAAAGGTGAAAATGTTATTGATGATGAGGACGATGACAAAG CACATGGCTTCAAATCGCTGACAATGTCACGTTTTGTACCAAGAGTTTCTAGGCCTATAGCAGATAAGATTGATGGGATATG GGTGTCAGGAGACCGGCTACTAATGCGCCAACCTACATTACGCATTGGAGTTCTATTATATTGGATCGCCCTTCATGCATTGCTTGCTAGTCTCATTTGA